The following are from one region of the Endozoicomonas sp. 4G genome:
- a CDS encoding class I SAM-dependent methyltransferase yields the protein MKYTKQQARAYAEEKNHPGFLIQRDLPGLLAKYVKTGARALDYGCGAGLMMPLLKDAGFDVEGMDISANMLSLAMTDHKNTAFTRINSAAIPRPDASYDLVMLSYVLVEIASLSEIKAIICEVKRVLKPDGVAVVIVSSEQKFQGNWLLTPRSHAPAWECIPHPSNSLKQCTSPSRDSGQQTSLSV from the coding sequence ATGAAGTACACAAAACAACAAGCCAGGGCCTATGCCGAAGAAAAAAATCACCCGGGATTTTTGATTCAAAGAGACCTGCCCGGACTGTTGGCGAAATACGTCAAAACAGGAGCACGGGCTCTGGACTACGGCTGTGGTGCAGGGTTGATGATGCCGTTATTAAAAGACGCCGGGTTCGATGTTGAGGGTATGGATATTTCGGCCAATATGCTCAGCCTGGCTATGACAGATCATAAGAACACCGCATTTACCCGAATTAATTCTGCTGCAATTCCACGCCCCGATGCGTCTTATGATCTGGTGATGCTGTCGTATGTTCTGGTTGAAATCGCTTCTTTGTCTGAAATAAAGGCGATTATCTGCGAAGTGAAAAGGGTATTAAAACCCGATGGTGTAGCCGTCGTTATTGTCAGTTCAGAACAAAAGTTTCAGGGAAACTGGTTGTTGACCCCTCGTTCCCACGCTCCAGCGTGGGAATGCATACCTCACCCATCAAACTCATTGAAACAATGCACTAGTCCTTCGAGGGACTCTGGTCAGCAGACAAGTTTGTCTGTGTGA